The Bemisia tabaci chromosome 5, PGI_BMITA_v3 genome includes a window with the following:
- the rogdi gene encoding protein rogdi yields the protein MAENEKEEALSLQKEFEWVLNEEVHAVLNQLQTILVECVRRFPLPLCGNDSPLKQEKFILVAPPDQLKSVVSLSGDSISHAEIAFKIQRQQHVLYRTTIQHDHPWKLHQVQDAGNHLQQALCHIDNIGKNYAFTSSEEVLHILGNILNCLQRGRSSLIVPRKRTIDDLMRSRNMKSLTPNLPEDLAISFYIQSHKLIFAVYQLSNIHGTMKFDTVQAEASIPWLNEVLVLFTVALQLCQQLKDKISVFAQYKDFTIESRSTSQQAC from the exons ATGgccgaaaatgaaaaagaagaggcCCTCAGCCTT CAAAAGGAATTCGAATGGGTCCTGAATGAAGAAGTACATGCTGTTCTAAATCAGCTGCAGACAATCCTAGTG GAATGTGTGCGACGATTTCCTTTGCCATTATGTGGCAATGATAGTCCACTCAAGCAAGAAAAATTCATTCTTGTTGCTCCACCTGATCAGCTGAAAAGTGTAGTTTCGTTATCAGGAGATAGTATTTCTCATGCG GAAATAgcattcaaaattcaaagacaGCAACATGTCTTATACAGGACAACAATTCAGCATGACCATCCATGGAAATTGCACCAAGTACAGGATGCTGGAAATCATCTGCAACAAGCATTGTGTCACATTGACAATATCGGCAAAAACTATGCTTTCAC GTCTTCTGAAGAAGTGCTCCATATATTGGGCAATATTTTAAATTGCTTGCAGCGAGGGCGCTCCAGCCTTATTGTTCCTAGGAAAAGAACTATTGACGATTTAATGCGCAGCAGAAATATg aAATCCTTGACGCCCAATCTTCCCGAGGACCTTGCAATTAGCTTTTACATCCAAAGTCACAAGTTGATATTTGCAGTCTATCAGCTATCGAATATTCACGGAACCATGAAGTTTGATACAGTTCAAGCAGAAGCATCTATACCTTGGTTGAATGAAGTTCTCGTACTCTTCACAGTGGCTCTCCAGCTTTGCCAGCAATTGAAAGACAAG ATAAGTGTATTTGCTCAGTACAAGGATTTCACAATTGAATCGAGGTCGACCTCCCAACAAGCTTGCTGA